A genomic segment from Branchiostoma floridae strain S238N-H82 chromosome 7, Bfl_VNyyK, whole genome shotgun sequence encodes:
- the LOC118419178 gene encoding uncharacterized protein LOC118419178 translates to MPVDPVPMETCVQFVRGSQGWGWFYPRKFATTLNYSLTGADTGSKTFRDVPDIDGDRDKYDILTWDVQPGDCIVFHMKTLHGAPANPSLSLRRRVVSTRWVGDDAVLAERPWEVSPPITGGLTYGDKMACDTFPLIWKRD, encoded by the exons ATGCCCGTTGACCCTGTTCCCATGGAGACGTGTGTGCAGTTCGTGCGCGGGTCGCAAGGGTGGGGCTGGTTCTACCCCAGGAAGTTCGCCACCACGCTCAACTACAGTCTGACGGGGGCCGACACAGGCAGCAAGACTTTCCGGGATGTCCCGGATATAGACGGGGACAGGGACAAGTACGATATCCTCACCTGGGACGTGCAG cccGGAGATTGTATCGTGTTCCACATGAAGACCCTACACGGCGCGCCCGCCAACCCGTCCCTGTCTCTGCGCAGGCGCGTGGTCTCCACACGGTGGGTGGGGGATGACGCAGTGCTGGCCGAGAGGCCCTGGGAAGTCTCtccgccaatcacag GAGGTCTTACATACGGCGACAAGATGGCGTGCGACACCTTCCCGCTCATCTGGAAGAGAGACTga
- the LOC118419809 gene encoding uncharacterized protein LOC118419809: MPVDPVPMETCVQFVRGSQGWGWFYPRKFATTLNYSLTGADTGSKTFRDVPDIDGDREKYDILTWDVQPGDCIVFHMKTLHGAPANPSLSLRRRVVSTRWVGDDAVLAERPWEVSPPITGGLTFGDKMACDTFPLIWKRD; the protein is encoded by the exons ATGCCCGTTGACCCCGTTCCCATGGAGACGTGTGTGCAGTTCGTGCGCGGGTCGCAAGGGTGGGGCTGGTTCTACCCCAG GAAGTTCGCCACCACGCTCAACTACAGTTTGACGGGGGCCGACACAGGCAGCAAGACTTTCCGGGATGTCCCGGATATAGACGGGGACAGGGAAAAGTACGATATCCTCACCTGGGACGTGCAG cccGGAGACTGTATCGTGTTCCACATGAAGACCCTACACGGCGCGCCCGCCAACCCGTCCCTGTCTCTGCGCAGGCGCGTGGTCTCCACACGGTGGGTGGGAGATGACGCAGTGCTGGCCGAGAGGCCCTGGGAAGTCTCtccgccaatcacag GGGGTCTTACATTCGGCGACAAGATGGCGTGCGACACCTTCCCGCTCATCTGGAAGCGAGACTGA